Proteins from one Porites lutea chromosome 3, jaPorLute2.1, whole genome shotgun sequence genomic window:
- the LOC140931630 gene encoding uncharacterized protein encodes MAEVMSSNYFWQNDSGEIIAGTGFRAFSPTLIAFKDESLKKFGMYLLRFLPGPPKLIITDPQIAVKFMAKQHKYERLKDFRLGSVFRQLFGHAAGTASGEAHKRIRSAFDPCYSTESVAQAVDMMEQECKQYLNQMVQDKQGLIRMDDLIQLTFKILMKFTYGRDMTTNELQELLDLRALVESLIGDTFSNPFVKFPLYKYMPTSTNSKLAQFEKRWLQFNKRFEERFAEGKLRDTSCVFCKLLEKIRGHCQKMSFKKPWRKLPLLM; translated from the exons ATGGCGGAAGTTATGAGTTCA AATTACTTCTGGCAAAATGATTCTGGGGAAATTATAGCAGGAACTGGCTTCAGAGCCTTTTCACCAACACTCATAGCATTCAAGGATGAAAGCTTGAAGAAATTCGGAATGTACCTGCTTCGATTTTTACCCGGGCCTCCAAAACT AATCATTACAGATCCACAAATCGCTGTGAAATTCATGGCAAAACAGCATAAGTATGAGCGTTTAAAGGACTTTAGATTGGGAAGTGTGTTTCGCCAGCTGTTTGGTCACGCAGCCGGGACGGCAAGTGGTGAGGCTCATAAGCGGATACGGAGTGCATTTGACCCGTGTTACAGCACAGAGAGTGTGGCACAGGCAGTGGATATGATGGAACAGGAATGCAAACAGTATTTAAATCAGATGGTTCAAGATAAACAG GGTCTCATAAGAATGGATGATCTGATTCAACTGACATTTAAAATACTAATGAAGTTCACATACGGAAGAGACATGACTACAAACGAGCTTCAGGAGTTACTCGATCTCAGAGCTTTGGTGGAATCACTTATCGGAGATACTTTCTCAAACCCTTTTGTCAAGTTTCCGCTTTATAAATACATGCCTACAAGCACTAACAGCAAACTGGCACAATTTGAAAAGCGGTGGCTACAATTCAATAAGCG CTTTGAGGAGCGTTTTGCCGAAGGAAAACTTCGAGACACAAGCTGTGTATTTTGcaaactcttggaaaaaatCCGGGGGCACTGTCAGAAGATGAG TTTCAAGAAACCCTGGAGGAAGCTTCCCTTGCTAATGTAG
- the LOC140929421 gene encoding uncharacterized protein, with amino-acid sequence MVLNLVQLGESLIFQTGQDVMAGNGVVLFGMSPGNPYFKSHVIEDYVQYLGKEERRIIVVVPQQPAEHTYRALGSKDAVKRAKRNTNKLKTHCRRAIDKVSKTDDVAGEFYMLDWTSEVDKHEAYIAALDYIISFYKSNSYFRQDVARSTAKVLGKDSTSSESESESSDTGLEDNESVQEGVYYLLKELAFIISSKEMFRTESVAVIYYRSWPVYEKFVNGDYDGKPKEGLGLAIINYDL; translated from the exons ATGGTGCTTAACCTTGTTCAGCTTGGAGAAAGCCTCATTTTTCAAACAGGCCAAGATGTGATGGCGGGCAACGGTGTAGTATTGTTTGGAATGAGCCCTGGAAATCCATATTTTAAATCTCATGTTATTGAGGACTATGTTCAATACTTGGGGAAGGAAGAAAGACGAATCATTGTTGTTGTACCACAGCAGCCAGCTGAACATACGTACAGAGCTCTGGGGAGTAAAGATGCTGTGAAACGGGCCAAGAGAAACACCAATAAGCTCAAGACGCATTGCAGAAGAGCTATTGATAAG GTGTCCAAGACTGATGATGTTGCTGGAGAGTTTTATATGTTGGACTGGACTTCAGAAGTAGACAAACATGAAGCTTACATTGCAGCCTTAGACTATATCATCAGTTTTTACAAAAGTAACTCTTACTTTCGCCAGGACGTCGCACGATCGACCGCAAAAGTGTTAGGAAAAGATTCTACATCCTCTGAGAGTGAATCAG AATCCTCAGATACTGGGCTTGAAGACAACGAAAGTGTGCAAGAAGGAGTTTACTACCTCCTGAAAGAACTAGCCTTCATTATCTCCAGCAAAGAGATGTTCAGAACCGAAAGCGTGGCAGTTATTTATTATCGCAGCTGGCCTGTCTATGAGAAATTTGTAAATGGAGATTATGATGGAAAGCCAAAAGAAGGATTGGGACTTGCAATCATCAACTATGATCTGTAA
- the LOC140930596 gene encoding uncharacterized protein, producing MVISTPEYVTCPMVIGNFQSPPGVEVSVDNSAVNSNAGVWGDTEIFNPRRFDDETPNMRKSLCRFGIGPRRCMGYRVADTFMKVLLVTLLENYSVALETDVTDDDDSVPVQKVGPFCFP from the exons ATGGTAATAAGCACTCCAGAATATGTGACTTGTCCAATGGTTATTGGGAATTTCCAAAGTCCCCCAGGG GTCGAAGTATCTGTTGACAACAGCGCAGTCAATAGCAACGCGGGAGTCTGGGGCGACACGGAAATTTTCAATCCCCGAAGATTTGATGACGAAACACCGAACATGCGCAAAAGCTTGTGTCGCTTCGGTATTGGACCGCGAAGGTGTATGGGATACCGGGTTGCTGACACCTTTATGAAAGTTTTACTGGTCACATTGCTGGAAAACTACTCCGTTGCCCTGGAGACGGACGTGAcagatgatgatgacagtgtaCCCGTTCAAAAGGTTGGGCCATTCTGCTTTCCGTGA